DNA sequence from the Terriglobia bacterium genome:
GCAGCAGCGCGGGCAGGTCGCCGGCGGCAAGCTCGGCGTCCAGCACGGAGAGCAGCGCCGTGGATTCCAGCGTGCGCGCGTCAAAGTACGCGCCGGAGATGATCACGAACGACGCCGATGACAGCATTTCCAGCGTGGCTTTGGCTTCTGCTTCGCGATCGGGAAAGAGTCCGGCGAGATAAGGATCGCAACTCAGCAGGTAGAGCTCCAGGCTGCGCGCCACGGCGCGCGTGTCCACTTGCAGCTTGGCCAGCCGGGTGCCGAAATAGTGCAGGTTTTCCTGGAAGCCGGGAAAATCGTTGTGGAGAAAATACCCGCATCCGGCGGCGGGCGTCAGGCGTTCCAGAGCGGCGAGCGTGCGCCCGTCAAAACCAAATTCGCGAACTAGTTTTTCGCGCCAGTTGTTGGTGATGTCCGGGAAGTACGGCTCCAGAGCGCGCGCTACCTCCACGATCATTTCCCGCGACGATTCCTTGAACGGCGGTACGGCTGTCACTGACACTTCCTGCGTGCAAAACTTTTTATGACGATGAGGCCTTGGTCCTACTCTGCTGCTGGGCCGGTGTTGCGGGTGTTTTGCCAAGGCAATCTTTTGAAAAGACGGCCTCTCACGCCCCAAGCACCTTAGACTCAGTTTAAGGTATTTTACCTCTAAGGTGGAGATATGTGAACTAAAGAGTTACTAGGGTATTAATCAGCAGTGAAAGACCTTAAGGCCAGTGTAAATGCTTGAAAATGGATAGCTTGCGATGTGCACTTGGTTGCCATATGTGTGCAAATGGGCGTGTACGCCGGATTTCTCCCTCGATTTCTCTCACTCTGATTCTCTCACTCTGGTTTTCTCACGTCTGCTTTTCTCACTCTAAACATGAAAGCTGCGCTGCGCTCGGGCCCGCGGCCTGAGCCCAGGCAAGCGAGTGACACGAAGGTCGCCCAGATTTTTTCAGCGCCGCGAGTCCGCGTGAGAGATTTTTATTTTTTCTTGGGCGCGGCCTTCGCAGCTTCTTTTTTTACCCCTTCCGGAGTGGCGGGCGCGTTCTTTAGCTCCACCAGGATGAAGCCCATGGTGGTCTTGCCCACGTTTTCGGATGTATGCGGGCCTTCCGCGTTGAGCCAGCCGGCTTCGCCCGCCTTGGCTTCCCAGATTTCGCTCTTGCCATCCGAGTGGACCACCTTCATGCTGCCCGGCTTGGTCACGTAATACCATCCGGAAGGATGCGTGTGCATGCCGTCCTTCTCGCCGGGCGCCAGCGTGTTCTCAATCACGCGGACGTATTTGTTTTCTTTCAGGATTTTGTAGTGGTCGGGCGCGACTTTCACGGCGTCTTGCCCGGTGGCCGCGGCGGCGGCCAGCAACAGGGAACCCAAAACGGCAATCGCGAACGTGTGTTTCATCCTTTGATTTCTCCTTGAGGATTTGCGGATTGATGATTCCATGAGTTTTGGTTCATTTCTTTGCCGCTGCGCAAACAAAATTGGCAGCGTCATTGGTGTCGCCCGCGCCTTTGTACTTGGCGACCTGCGGGAACGGGCACAGCGGACGCGTCATCTTCACGCCCGACGCCCTGGTCTGGTCAACAACATATTTGGTGGCGATGATCTTGTCCGGCGCCGTGCCTTTTTCCACCCACTGTTCCAGCGTCGCCAGCGCGCCATACTGCACGTCACTGTCGCGAGTGTCGGTCCATTGTCCGAAGACATTGGGCCCCGGCCCGCCTCCGCAGTGCTGCATGCCGGGCGCCATGTACAGTCGCGCAAAGCTGGCGGTGCTTTGCGCGCCCATGGCGCGGACCACACTGTTGTAATACGCGATGGTGTTCAACGGCGGGATGGCAATATCACTCCAGCCGTGATAAAGAATCAACTTACCGCCGTGCTTGGCAAAGTCTTTCACGTTTGGGTCCGTGGCGTTGAGCACGCGCGCCTGCTTGTCGTCGGCGAGTTTCACGCCGGTATCGAAGTTGAAGGTCTTGAAGTCCCATGCCGGATCATCGAAGACCATGTTCTTGTAAAACCCGGCGCCAAACAGGAATTGCAGGCTGGTTCCAGGAGCGCTGCCGCTCAGCCACAAGCCCCAGCCGCCTCCGCCTTCTTCGCCGCCGGGAGAGAAGCCGGAAAAAATCCTGCGGCCTTTGGAATCGTGCGGGCCTGCGTAGATTTTCTTCAGCGCCGCGACTTGCGGCGCAGTGAAGCAACTATTCGAGTCCGCGCCGGCTTCTTTGTGGCACAACAGCACGGCGGGATCAAAGTGACAGGCGCGCGGGTCGTTGACGAGACCGTCCTTTAGTCCATCTTGGCCATCGCAAGCGGCCAGCACGGCGGCGCTAAGCGCGGGGATTTTCGCCGCCGGAATGTAGCTGGCGGGCTTCGCTTCCGTGGCCTGGATGTTCCAAACGGCGGCGGTGAGCAGGTGCGTCCAATAATTCGCGGGCGCGCCGGCCAGGATGCCGTCGTAATCGGACGGGTAGCGTTGCGCTTCCATCAGGGCCTGGCGTCCGCCGTTGGAGCAGCCGACAAAGTAGGAGTGCTTGGCGCCCTCGCCGTAAAACGCCGCAACGACGGCCTTGGCCTTGACCGTCATCTCGTGGATGGCGCGATGGCCAAAGTCAATGATCTTTTCCTGGTGCTTCAGTGCCCAGGTGGCGTCGGGCGGCGTGCCGGTGTGTCCGGTGTCGGTTCCGGCCGCGGCATCGCCGCTGCGCAAAGCGAAGGCCATGTCGGAATAGGCAAGGGACCCGCCAAAACCTCCGTTGCCCGTTCCCTGCAGGCGGCCGTTCCATCCGGAGAGCGGCATCCAGACTTCCACCTTGATGTCAGAATCCGCAGCGGGTTTGATCCGCATGATCACCCGGCAAAACGCGGACAGGTCTTTGAAGGCGGGCGAGGTGGGCTCGGTCAGACCGCCCGCCGGGACGCTTTGCGCGGAGACGATCGTGGTGTCCGGCAGCTTGAGGATGCTTAGGGATTCACAAGGTGCGGCGAAGGCGGGCGTGGAGAAGAAAAACAAGCATAGGATGAGCAACTGGTGAATGTATCTTGAGGAACTGGATGCAGTCATGGATTGTTCTCCCGGCTGTTCTTGTGGCGTCAGAAGTATAAACGCGTGTTCGAGAGATAGAATGGTCAACATGATCACCCTTCGCACAAGGGGGCTTAGGGCTGTGGTTCTGGCCAGCATGGTCGTCGGTCAAGCAAGCGACTCATGGATCGTCCGCAAAAACAGCGTGGGGCCGGTAAGGTTTGGGATTAGCCTCGCACAGCTCAACACGACGATCCAGGAAAAGTTTGTCCTGCCAGAAGACAAAGACGAGCGGAAATGCTTTTATGTGGAGCCCAAGGGGCACCCACACGTCGGTTTCATGATTGAACACGGACGTGTTGCGCGGGTCGACGTGACCGGACCGGGCGTCCAAACGGCGGAAGGCATTCAGGTGGGTGACACCGAAAAGCGAGCTTTGCAGGTGTATGGCGGAAAACTCAAAGTTGAACCGCATGCCTACACGGGCCCCGAAGGACACTATCTGACGGCCTACTCGGACGATGGCAAGTACGGCATCAGGTTTGAAACCGATGGCAAAAAGATTGACGGATTTTACGCGGGCCTTGCCGGAGCTATCTCATATATTGAAGGTTGTTCATAAGGGACAGAGCCTAAGTCCCTCGACTCTCGAAGGAGCATCCCGTGCATTACTTCTTCCTCTATGACGTGGTCCCCGACTACGTGGAACGCTGCGGGGAATCCACTGAATCCGCGCAATGCATTTGATCTATCCTCGTCAGCGCCGTGATCCCTTGTCACATATGCGCGGATTGCCCACGCAAGATCTGTGCCCGCTCCGCCTTCGGCTGCGCGCGGGCCTGCGGCGCGAGGAAGGAATCGTTTCGTTTTCCCGCCGTTGAAACGGCGGGCTACTCCCAACCGTCCCGCTGGGGCGGGGCTGGAGTTCCGTGTGGTCCAAGTTTGATCTTCCCATAAGAATCGGCACAGGCAGGAGTGCCTGTGCCACACGATCTTTGTGGGCTCGTTGGGTTCTCCAGCGCAGGCGGGGGCGCCTGCGGTCCACACACTTCTTCAAGGACGATGAACTACTTCGCACTGGGCGCGAATAAAATACGATATACTAGCAACCCGGTAGTTGGTATTTAGTATTTGGTAGTTGGTGAAAACCGCGCCGCCCAGGCGGAACCGGGATGGTCTTTGAAAATCGAGCAGTTAGCAATCAGCACGCAGCCAAAAAGCAAGCCAGCTTCTGAAAGAGTGGATTCGCTCGAGCCGTAACCGTCCGGTCACCGTCCGATGACCGACCGGTGACCGACCGATGACCGGCCGGTCGAATGGGTTTGGGGCTTTGTTTGCAACAGATGCGGGCGAAAGGGGGTAGGCCGCGCAAGGTGCGGCGAATCGCCGGAATCGCCGAGATCCCAACGAAATCGCACGAAAATCGGAAAACCAACCCCACTGTGGGTGCAGCTCGCAAAACCCACGCCAAATTGGGATGCGTCGCGTAAGCCGTTTAGATCTTGGGATGATGCGGGAAGGGTAGCCAGGGCTCCTTCGACTCCCCTTCGGCAAGCCTCAGGGTCGCTCAGGATTTCGCCTGCGGGCTCAGACGCCCGCAAAACGGCTCAACTTTGAACTTTGGGATGAACAGGGAGGGGAGGGGCGGCTACTTCTTCCTCTTCTTCATACTCCCCTCCGCCGCTTTCGCTGCCGCACGCTGGGCCAGCGCGAAGTCCACCACGCGCTGCATTTCGGCCACCGGCGCCGGCTTGCCGCTCCAGATTTCAAACTGGCGCGCGCCCTGCTGGACGAACGTCTCCGCCCCCAGGATCACGTGCATGCCTTTGGCGCGGGCCAGCTTGACCATTTTGGTTTCGCTCGGCGTGTACACCATTTCGAAGAAATAGCGGGCCTTGAACTCGGCTTCCGAGATGGGCAGGGGATCGCGATTGCCCTCCATGCCGACGGGAGTGGCGTTGATGATCACCTCAAACTCCATCTTCTTCAGCATGGTGCGGTTGATGGCCTTGGCGCGGGCCTGCTTGGCCAGATTCTGCGCCGGACCGGCGGTGCGATTGAGGATGTATACGTCAGCCCCGCGTTCTTTCAGTCCAAAGACCGCGGCGCGGGCCGCGCCTCCGGCGCCCAGGACAAGAATCTTGGCGCCTTGCAGGCGAATGCGGGTTTCCAGAGGGCGGACCACGCCGGTCACGTCAGTATTGAAGCCGTAGAGTTTCCCGTCCTGCGCGCGGACCACGGTGTTGCAAGCGCCGATCTTGGTGGTCAGCGGGTCGGTCTTGTCCAGGTGCTTGATGATTTCTTCTTTGTACGGCATGGTCACGCTGAAGCCGGCAATGGGGATGTCGCGCACGCAGGTCATCAGATCGTCGAGCGTCTTGGCGTGCAGCGCCAGGTAGACGGCGTTCACGTTTTCGCGACGGAAAGCGGTATTGAGCATGACGGGAGAAAGCGAGTGCGCGACGGGATCGCCGACGACGCCGTACACGCGCGTGGCCGCGTCCACCTGGTCAATGCGATAGGTCTCGCGCAGAACGCGGGCGGTGACTTGTCCGGGCGCGGTTTCTTCACCGGGGTTGGCGGAGGCAAAAGTGAACTGGCTTCCGGCGCGCACGCACAGCAGCCGGCTGATGAACCCTTGTTCGCCCATGCACAGGCCGACGAGCGAGTGCTCATGGCTGTGTTTTTCCAGGAACTTCATCAGCACTACGTTGTCGTGCAGCGAGTTGGCGGTGCTGACCAGCTTGAAGAAATCCGCCGGATACTGGCGCATCTTGGCAAAGGTTTCTTCCAGCTTCTTGGTGCCGCGATAGTCGTGGTAGGAGAGGATCAGGTTGGCGGATCGCCGTAAACGGTTAAAATCCGCCGGTTTCAGGTGGCTGGCCGACTCCAGCTCGATATCCACCAGATGGCACCCCTGGGCGGCGGCCTTTACCAGGACGTCAACCTGGGCGGCGATGCTTCCCCGGAACTTGCCTCCGCTGACCACCCGGCGGCAGGTGGCGACGATCAGCGCCTCGGGGTGGTATTCCACAAAGGTGCGCAGCTTGGGCAGGCCCAGCGCAGGTTTGGGAAGGTAGTCTAACCTGAACTCAACAAAGGGGTTCTCCCGCACCAGCACATCGGCCTTTTGCACCATTTCAGCAGGGTTGGTGGCGGCAATGGCCACGCACACCCGGGGCAACCGGGCGGGTAGAAACCGAGGCGCAATATTGGCTGTGTTTCCTGTCATTTAGATACAAGGCAAAGCTGGCATCATATGGTAGAGAAAATCACAGATGCAAGACCCGAATGCAAGCTCCAAAATGTACTTCTGTAATGAGGTGTATCTTCTAAGTAAATAAGAGTTTAGTTGAACTCCCCGGAAAAGCGGTGATATGTTCCAACCTGGGAAAGATGTGCCTGGGCGGAGAGGTATGTCCCTTGCAGGTACGGGAGGTAAGCATGAAGACAACAGGACTCATACTTTTGGCACTGACCGCAGCGGCCATGGGACAGGGAGCACAGGCGCCGCAGGTGGGAACCACCAAAGTGGTAGCGACGGGCAAGGCCCTGGAAATCGGCAACGTCCCCACACCCTCTGACATGTACTGCGCGGGGTTCATCACCACCGACAAGGTACCCGACCATCGCTACGTGGCGGCCGGCTGGGCCAGTCCGGACCAATCGCGCTACGCCGCAGGCGGCGACACGATATTCATCCACGGCCGCGACATGAAAGAAGGCGAGCGCTACCAGATTGTGCGCAAGGTGAAAGATCCCAACCATTACGAGCTGTACCGCGGACAGGCGGGCGCCATCCGCGAAGCCGGCCAGGCGTACTTTGAACTTGGCTACGTGAAGATTTTGGAAGTGCAGAAGGACACGGCCATCGCCAGGCCCGAGCTGAGTTGTGCGGAAATTGTGCCGGGTGATATCGCCATCCCTTTTGAAGCCCGCGAAGCGCCGGTGTTCCGCAATGTCACGCTGGAGCGCTTTGCTCCACCCAACGGCAAGACCGTGGGCCGCATCATCATGGCGAACGAGTTTGATACGTACGTGGGGTCCAAGTACAAGGTGTATCTCAGCATTGGCGAAGACAAGGGACTGAAGGTAGGCGACTATTTGCGCGCCACGCGGACTTATTCCTCCACCTACAATGACGCGGAAGCCGGCTTGTCGCTGAAAGCCAGCGCTAATGAAGACACGCAGCTCAACCCGCAGCAACTGCCGCGGGGAGACGTCTCCAGCCTGCCGCGCCTCACCCTGGGCGACATGGTGGTGCTGCAGGTCCATCGCAAGAGCGCAACGGCCATGGTGATGACCGCGCTGCAGGACATCCACGTGGGCGATGGCGTGGAATTGATGGACGTGGCCGCCGCGCCTGAAATTCAACCCGTACTGCCGGTTTCCGCCGGCGGACCAGGCGCCGAGGCCGCTGCCGCCCCGCCGGACAAGAACTCTCCGCCCACCATCACCTGTACCGCCACTCCCAGCACCGTGCGCGTGGGAGAGAGCTCCACCATCAACTGCAATGCCGCCAGTCCGGACAACCGTCCGCTGAGCATTACCTTTGTCGCGAACGGCGGCCGGCTGTCTTCCAACCGCAACCAGGCCACGCTGGACACGTCGGAAACCGGAGCCGGCCCCATCCAGGTGCGCGCCACGGCGTTTGACGATCGCCAGTTGAGTTCCAGCGCGGTGACCACGGTCAACGTGGAAGCGGGCACGCCGCCCGTCCCCACCGCGCAGAAGCTGAGCGAACTGGAATTCAAACCCAACAGCGCGTACGTGGACAATCGCTCCAAAGCGATTCTGGACGATGTTGCTTTGAAGATGGAGCAGGACCCAGGCAGCAACGTGATGCTCACCGGCTCGTCAGAAGAACTGGAACCACCGCGCCTGGCGACGCAGAGAGCCGACAACAGCAAAACCTACTTGACCAAATCCAAAGGGATTGACGGCCAGCGTATTCAAACCAAAGCCGGCGGTTCAGGACGCAAAGTGGAAGTCTGGACGCTGCCTCCCGGCGCCACAACGCCTGACGCCGCCAAGCCCGAGCCGCCCAAGTAGGACGCAAGACAAGCTTCTTCTTGAGACTGAGAGCAGGAAGGCTTTCCTGCTCTCGTTTTTTTATTGCGCTACCGACTCTGCGCACGGCGAAAAATCATCCGTTGTTCCCGAATCGGGACTCGATTGCACGCTTTCATCAATCTTCACGCGCCTTTCAAGTGATGTTCACACAAGGTACTTAGACTTTCTTCCATACCGCATCCGGGGGCGGCAATTCAGGTGGAAAGGAAATCTTCGAACCATGAAGTTGCTCAAGCTTTGTTTTACTCTGTTGTCGTTTGTAGTCCTGGCGGGCTTCAACGTTTCCGCGCACGCGCAGACCGGAAACATCAAGACCGTTTGGATCATTCTGATGGAAAACCACAACTGGTCGCAGATCAAAGGAAGCGCCAGCGCGCCTTACATCAATAACACGGTGTTGCCCATGGCATCGCACGCGGAGCAGTATTTCAATCCGCCGGGCATCCATCCCAGCTTGCCCAACTATCTTTGGCTGGAGGCAGGAACGAACTTCGGCGTGCTGGATGATAACGCGCCCAGTTCGCACCACTTCAGCACCACGCAGCACCTGGTGACCCTGCTGCAGAACAAGGCAATTTCCTGGAAGACTTACCAGGAAAACATTACCGGCACCACTTGCCCATTGACCAGCAGCGGCGAGTACGCGGTAAAGCACAACCCGTTTGTCTATTTTGACGACGTGACCAACACGCTGGACCCCAACTCGGCGGAGTGCATCAACCATGTGCGGCCGTTCACCGAATTTGCCTCTGACTTGGCCAACAACAACGTCGCCCACTACAACTTCATTACGCCCAACCTGTGCGATGACATGCACGACAGTTGCAAACCCACGCGCAATCCGGTCAAGCAGGGCGACACCTGGCTCTCGCAGAACCTGCCATTGATCCTAAACTCCGCGGCCTACAAGGCCGGCGGCGCAGTCTTCATCACCTGGGACGAAGCCGCCACCGGCGACGGGCCCATCGGCATGATCGTGCTCTCGCCTTTTGCCAAGGGAGGCGGTTATTCCAATACCATCCATTACACCAGCGGCTCCACTTTGCGCACCTTCGAAGAGATATTTGGAGTAACGCCCCTGCTGGGCGATGCCGCCAATCAGACTGACTTGAAAGATCTGTTTGCCGTATTCCCCTAGGCCCTAATGTTGTCATTCACGGCCCGGACGCCATGTCCGGGCATTTTTGTTTGCCGAAGGTAATGCAGGTTATTTAGGAGTTCCTTCACCTCGTGCAGGAATACCGGAAGTCATTGAATTAACAATTATTTACAAAATCTTTCCCTAAAAAACGCGAGGATGCCGTCAAATAGAGGAGTTGGCCCAGTCATCTGCCCCCAAACCAGGTGAGGTAAACGCGGAGTCGGCAAGGTCCCGCCAAGTGACTACCACGCGCTAAAAATCGGAATCACTCTGGTAAAGTAAAGGTTTGCGCCTGCCCCGTGAGAGGACAGGGAGGACATGGATGTTGAAAGCTTCGTCTAAAGAGCCCATCGTCGCGACGCTCGGCCTTCTGGC
Encoded proteins:
- a CDS encoding tannase/feruloyl esterase family alpha/beta hydrolase; this encodes MTASSSSRYIHQLLILCLFFFSTPAFAAPCESLSILKLPDTTIVSAQSVPAGGLTEPTSPAFKDLSAFCRVIMRIKPAADSDIKVEVWMPLSGWNGRLQGTGNGGFGGSLAYSDMAFALRSGDAAAGTDTGHTGTPPDATWALKHQEKIIDFGHRAIHEMTVKAKAVVAAFYGEGAKHSYFVGCSNGGRQALMEAQRYPSDYDGILAGAPANYWTHLLTAAVWNIQATEAKPASYIPAAKIPALSAAVLAACDGQDGLKDGLVNDPRACHFDPAVLLCHKEAGADSNSCFTAPQVAALKKIYAGPHDSKGRRIFSGFSPGGEEGGGGWGLWLSGSAPGTSLQFLFGAGFYKNMVFDDPAWDFKTFNFDTGVKLADDKQARVLNATDPNVKDFAKHGGKLILYHGWSDIAIPPLNTIAYYNSVVRAMGAQSTASFARLYMAPGMQHCGGGPGPNVFGQWTDTRDSDVQYGALATLEQWVEKGTAPDKIIATKYVVDQTRASGVKMTRPLCPFPQVAKYKGAGDTNDAANFVCAAAKK
- the aroE gene encoding shikimate dehydrogenase produces the protein MTGNTANIAPRFLPARLPRVCVAIAATNPAEMVQKADVLVRENPFVEFRLDYLPKPALGLPKLRTFVEYHPEALIVATCRRVVSGGKFRGSIAAQVDVLVKAAAQGCHLVDIELESASHLKPADFNRLRRSANLILSYHDYRGTKKLEETFAKMRQYPADFFKLVSTANSLHDNVVLMKFLEKHSHEHSLVGLCMGEQGFISRLLCVRAGSQFTFASANPGEETAPGQVTARVLRETYRIDQVDAATRVYGVVGDPVAHSLSPVMLNTAFRRENVNAVYLALHAKTLDDLMTCVRDIPIAGFSVTMPYKEEIIKHLDKTDPLTTKIGACNTVVRAQDGKLYGFNTDVTGVVRPLETRIRLQGAKILVLGAGGAARAAVFGLKERGADVYILNRTAGPAQNLAKQARAKAINRTMLKKMEFEVIINATPVGMEGNRDPLPISEAEFKARYFFEMVYTPSETKMVKLARAKGMHVILGAETFVQQGARQFEIWSGKPAPVAEMQRVVDFALAQRAAAKAAEGSMKKRKK
- a CDS encoding OmpA family protein, which produces MKTTGLILLALTAAAMGQGAQAPQVGTTKVVATGKALEIGNVPTPSDMYCAGFITTDKVPDHRYVAAGWASPDQSRYAAGGDTIFIHGRDMKEGERYQIVRKVKDPNHYELYRGQAGAIREAGQAYFELGYVKILEVQKDTAIARPELSCAEIVPGDIAIPFEAREAPVFRNVTLERFAPPNGKTVGRIIMANEFDTYVGSKYKVYLSIGEDKGLKVGDYLRATRTYSSTYNDAEAGLSLKASANEDTQLNPQQLPRGDVSSLPRLTLGDMVVLQVHRKSATAMVMTALQDIHVGDGVELMDVAAAPEIQPVLPVSAGGPGAEAAAAPPDKNSPPTITCTATPSTVRVGESSTINCNAASPDNRPLSITFVANGGRLSSNRNQATLDTSETGAGPIQVRATAFDDRQLSSSAVTTVNVEAGTPPVPTAQKLSELEFKPNSAYVDNRSKAILDDVALKMEQDPGSNVMLTGSSEELEPPRLATQRADNSKTYLTKSKGIDGQRIQTKAGGSGRKVEVWTLPPGATTPDAAKPEPPK
- a CDS encoding alkaline phosphatase family protein; translated protein: MKLLKLCFTLLSFVVLAGFNVSAHAQTGNIKTVWIILMENHNWSQIKGSASAPYINNTVLPMASHAEQYFNPPGIHPSLPNYLWLEAGTNFGVLDDNAPSSHHFSTTQHLVTLLQNKAISWKTYQENITGTTCPLTSSGEYAVKHNPFVYFDDVTNTLDPNSAECINHVRPFTEFASDLANNNVAHYNFITPNLCDDMHDSCKPTRNPVKQGDTWLSQNLPLILNSAAYKAGGAVFITWDEAATGDGPIGMIVLSPFAKGGGYSNTIHYTSGSTLRTFEEIFGVTPLLGDAANQTDLKDLFAVFP